From a single Erpetoichthys calabaricus chromosome 1, fErpCal1.3, whole genome shotgun sequence genomic region:
- the LOC127528132 gene encoding G2/M phase-specific E3 ubiquitin-protein ligase-like, with product MDDLFKVHFSCEGSNKKTVELSIVAFWRDFLLDVEEKETSTTTEGILIFATGADCIPPCGFFPEPSIEFLYHYGAAHPGLLPVSNTCINCLRLPIYPTYKEFKAKMDFAFCNTQGFAKE from the exons ATGGATGATCTCTTTAAAGTTCACTTTTCTTGTGAAGGAAGCAATAAGAAGACAGTGGAACTTTCCATTGTTGCTTTTTGGAGGGATTTTTTACTGGATGTGGAAG aaaaggAGACATCAACCACAACGGAAGGGATACTCATATTTGCTACAGGTGCTGACTGTATCCCACCATGTGGCTTCTTCCCGGAACCATCCATTGAATTTCTGTATCATTATGGTGCTGCACATCCAGGGTTGCTTCCAGTGTCAAACACATGCATAAACTGTCTTAGGCTGCCCATTTACCCAACGTATAAGGAATTTAAAGCAAAAATGGACTTTGCATTTTGCAATACTCAGGGATTTGCAAAagaatag